The following coding sequences lie in one Saccharopolyspora hordei genomic window:
- the asnB gene encoding asparagine synthase (glutamine-hydrolyzing), with product MCGLLGLICPTEENAGFAVNAVANALPCQRHRGPDESDTWHGGEVVFGFNRLSIIDLEHSHQPLTWGPPEAPQRYTINFNGEIYNYLELRAELIERFGARFSTDGDTEVIVAAYHYLGTSMVGRLRGMFAFLVWDNERRVLFGARDPFGIKPLFYASGPGGTAFSSEKKSLLNLTNTLRIAEELDHKAMQHYLQLQYVPEPETLHRQIRRIESGTSFTVSPGGQLVTERYFQPNFRPRPVNTDADARRLHNEIVEVMRDSVAKHMRADVTVGAFLSGGIDSTAIAALAKEHNPNLITFTTGFERQGYSEIDVAAESAAAIGVKHVVRTVSAEEMMEALPLIVWYLDDPVADPALVPLWFIAREARQHVKVVLSGEGSDELFGGYTIYREPLSLAPFEKVPGALRKAMGKVSTAIPEGVRGKDLLRRGALSLEDRYYGNARIFRDDQLRTVMRSFDPGVSHRDITAGPYRQSAGWDPVTRMQHVDLFTWLRGDILVKADKMTMANSLELRVPFLDPEVFRVASSIPLEQKITKETTKHALRQAMHQVVPAHVLNRRKLGFPVPIRHWLRDEMHDWARNIIQQSQTDHLLDRSAILQLLEEHRSGVLDHSRRLWALLVFMLWHGIFIEGRLSPEVPEPHYPVRL from the coding sequence GTGTGCGGCCTGCTTGGACTGATCTGTCCCACGGAAGAGAACGCCGGATTCGCGGTGAACGCGGTGGCCAACGCGCTGCCGTGCCAGCGACACCGGGGTCCGGACGAGAGTGACACCTGGCACGGCGGTGAGGTCGTCTTCGGCTTCAACCGGCTGTCGATCATCGACCTGGAGCACTCGCACCAGCCGTTGACCTGGGGTCCTCCGGAAGCCCCGCAGCGCTACACCATCAACTTCAACGGTGAGATCTACAACTACCTCGAGCTGCGCGCGGAGCTGATCGAGCGCTTCGGCGCCCGGTTCAGCACCGACGGCGACACCGAGGTGATCGTCGCCGCCTACCACTACCTCGGCACATCCATGGTCGGGCGGCTGCGCGGCATGTTCGCGTTCCTGGTCTGGGACAACGAGCGCCGGGTGCTCTTCGGCGCGCGCGACCCGTTCGGCATCAAGCCGCTGTTCTACGCCAGCGGCCCGGGCGGCACCGCCTTCTCCAGCGAGAAGAAGAGCCTGCTGAACCTGACCAACACGCTGCGCATCGCCGAGGAGCTGGACCACAAGGCGATGCAGCACTACCTGCAGCTGCAGTACGTGCCGGAGCCGGAGACGCTGCACCGCCAGATCCGCCGCATCGAGTCGGGCACCTCGTTCACCGTGTCCCCCGGCGGCCAGCTGGTCACCGAGCGCTACTTCCAGCCGAACTTCCGCCCCCGGCCGGTCAACACCGACGCCGACGCGCGGCGGCTGCACAACGAGATCGTCGAGGTGATGCGCGACTCGGTCGCCAAGCACATGCGCGCCGACGTGACCGTCGGGGCGTTCCTGTCCGGCGGCATCGACTCCACCGCGATCGCCGCGCTGGCCAAGGAGCACAACCCGAACCTGATCACCTTCACCACCGGGTTCGAGCGGCAGGGCTACTCGGAGATCGACGTGGCCGCCGAGTCGGCCGCGGCGATCGGGGTCAAGCACGTGGTCCGCACCGTCTCCGCCGAGGAGATGATGGAGGCGCTGCCGCTGATCGTCTGGTACCTGGACGACCCGGTGGCCGACCCGGCGCTGGTGCCGCTGTGGTTCATCGCCCGCGAGGCGCGCCAGCACGTCAAGGTGGTGCTCTCCGGTGAGGGCTCCGACGAGCTGTTCGGCGGCTACACCATCTACCGCGAGCCGCTGTCGCTGGCGCCGTTCGAGAAGGTGCCCGGCGCGCTGCGCAAGGCGATGGGCAAGGTCTCCACGGCGATCCCGGAGGGCGTGCGCGGCAAGGACCTGCTGCGCCGCGGCGCGCTGAGCCTGGAGGACCGCTACTACGGCAACGCGCGGATCTTCCGGGACGACCAGCTGCGCACCGTGATGCGCAGCTTCGACCCGGGCGTGTCGCACCGGGACATCACCGCGGGCCCGTACCGGCAGTCGGCGGGCTGGGACCCGGTGACCCGGATGCAGCACGTGGACCTGTTCACCTGGCTGCGCGGCGACATCCTGGTCAAGGCGGACAAGATGACCATGGCCAACTCGCTGGAGCTGCGCGTGCCGTTCCTGGACCCGGAGGTCTTCCGGGTGGCCAGCTCGATCCCGCTCGAGCAGAAGATCACCAAGGAGACCACGAAGCACGCGCTGCGCCAGGCGATGCACCAGGTGGTCCCGGCGCACGTGCTCAACCGTCGCAAGCTGGGCTTCCCGGTGCCGATCAGGCACTGGCTGCGCGACGAGATGCACGACTGGGCGCGCAACATCATCCAGCAGTCCCAGACCGACCACCTGCTGGACCGCTCCGCGATCCTCCAGCTGCTGGAGGAGCACCGCTCCGGCGTGCTGGACCACAGCCGCCGCCTGTGGGCGCTGCTGGTGTTCATGCTCTGGCACGGGATCTTCATCGAGGGGCGCCTGTCGCCCGAGGTCCCGGAGCCGCACTACCCGGTCCGCCTCTGA
- a CDS encoding M23 family metallopeptidase, translating into MLRRLGSGVAAVALAALGVVGLGQAPASAAPNFQVPFKCGVTVTAATFSGHNPANSVDFQKDGITGMPVLASAAGTVTRVANEGNTSYGRWIELDHGGGWRTRYAHLSTQTVSVGQKVSQGAKIGTAGATGGVTGPHLHYEQRQNGTVVKAKLNGVAVPYFAKTPFTSKNNCSGNPYTPTEVCGSGYSVIDQKGLSGAGTVYLLYNSSNKNNCVVTLKSTSLGKASPTAAFLEVQGGKRTTDSGDFTYYAGPVRQEAGATCVKWGGSVGSQSYESPFEHCG; encoded by the coding sequence ATGTTGCGTCGATTAGGTTCGGGCGTGGCGGCAGTCGCGCTCGCGGCACTCGGCGTGGTCGGGCTCGGACAGGCGCCCGCGTCCGCCGCGCCGAACTTCCAGGTCCCGTTCAAGTGCGGCGTCACGGTGACGGCCGCGACCTTCAGCGGCCACAACCCGGCGAACTCGGTGGACTTCCAGAAGGACGGCATCACCGGCATGCCGGTGCTCGCCTCGGCGGCGGGCACGGTCACCCGGGTCGCCAACGAGGGCAACACCAGCTACGGCCGCTGGATCGAACTGGACCACGGCGGCGGCTGGCGCACCCGCTACGCCCACCTGTCCACGCAGACCGTCTCGGTGGGCCAGAAGGTCTCCCAGGGCGCGAAGATCGGCACCGCGGGCGCCACCGGTGGCGTGACCGGCCCGCACCTGCACTACGAGCAGCGCCAGAACGGGACGGTGGTCAAGGCCAAGCTCAACGGCGTGGCCGTGCCGTACTTCGCCAAGACGCCGTTCACCAGCAAGAACAACTGCAGCGGCAACCCGTACACGCCGACCGAGGTCTGCGGTTCGGGCTACAGCGTGATCGACCAGAAGGGCCTGTCCGGGGCCGGCACGGTCTACCTGCTGTACAACAGCTCGAACAAGAACAACTGCGTGGTGACGCTGAAGTCGACCTCGCTGGGCAAGGCGTCCCCGACGGCGGCCTTCCTGGAGGTCCAGGGCGGGAAGCGGACGACCGACTCCGGTGACTTCACCTACTACGCGGGCCCGGTCCGCCAAGAGGCCGGTGCCACCTGCGTGAAGTGGGGAGGCTCGGTCGGCTCCCAGTCCTACGAGAGCCCCTTCGAGCACTGCGGCTGA
- a CDS encoding glycoside hydrolase family 13 protein, translating into MTKWWRDAVVYQIYVRSFADGDGDGVGDLAGIRDRLPHLVDLGVDAVWLTPFYPSPMADGGYDVADYCDVDPLFGSLADFDALLAQAHELGLRVIVDVVPNHTSDEHPWFVEALAAAPGDPARERYLFRDGRGEHGELPPNDWESVFGGPAWTRVADGQWYLHLFDPRQPDLNWRNPQVRESFRKVLEFWLDRGVDGFRIDVAHGMIKHPDLPDTGLDGQISLLGRGELPYFDQDEVHDIYRDWRQLFDSYEGTRIGVAEAWASTSERLARYVRPDELHQAFNFALLEVPWSAPDFRRVVEESLATTAAVGATTTWVLGNHDVQRPVTRYGGGELGLRRARAAALFSFALPGAVYVYQGEELGLPEVLELPDEARQDPIWKRSGGTDPGRDGCRVPMPWSGDEPPFGFSTGKSWLPAPAEWASATVAAQARTEGSVLRTYRDALALRRAHPALGDGELEWLDAPEGVLVFRRGADFVCATNFGAEPVSLDLPGGLLCRSDAATSWDGVLPGATTVWLGRINQESA; encoded by the coding sequence ATGACGAAGTGGTGGCGTGACGCCGTCGTGTACCAGATCTACGTGCGCAGCTTCGCCGACGGAGACGGTGACGGGGTCGGCGACCTCGCCGGGATCCGCGACCGGCTGCCGCACCTGGTGGACCTCGGCGTGGACGCCGTGTGGCTGACCCCGTTCTACCCCTCGCCGATGGCCGACGGCGGGTACGACGTGGCCGACTACTGCGACGTGGACCCGCTGTTCGGGTCCCTCGCCGACTTCGACGCGCTGCTGGCCCAGGCGCACGAGCTCGGCCTGCGGGTCATCGTCGACGTGGTGCCCAACCACACCTCCGACGAGCACCCGTGGTTCGTCGAGGCGCTGGCCGCCGCGCCCGGCGATCCCGCCCGCGAGCGGTACCTGTTCCGCGACGGCCGGGGCGAGCACGGCGAACTGCCGCCCAACGACTGGGAGTCGGTCTTCGGCGGCCCGGCCTGGACCAGGGTCGCCGACGGCCAGTGGTACCTGCACCTGTTCGACCCGCGGCAGCCCGACCTGAACTGGCGCAACCCGCAGGTGCGCGAGTCCTTCCGCAAGGTGCTCGAGTTCTGGCTGGACCGGGGCGTCGACGGGTTCCGCATCGACGTCGCGCACGGCATGATCAAGCACCCCGACCTGCCGGACACCGGGCTGGACGGGCAGATCTCCCTGCTGGGGCGCGGGGAGCTGCCGTACTTCGACCAGGACGAGGTGCACGACATCTACCGCGACTGGCGGCAGCTGTTCGACTCCTACGAGGGGACGCGCATCGGGGTGGCCGAGGCGTGGGCGTCGACGAGCGAACGGCTGGCCCGGTACGTGCGGCCCGACGAGCTGCACCAGGCCTTCAACTTCGCGCTGCTCGAAGTGCCCTGGTCGGCCCCGGACTTCCGGCGGGTGGTCGAGGAGTCCCTGGCCACCACCGCGGCGGTCGGCGCCACCACCACGTGGGTGCTCGGCAACCACGACGTGCAGCGCCCGGTGACCCGCTACGGCGGCGGCGAGCTCGGCCTGCGGCGGGCCCGGGCCGCGGCGCTGTTCAGCTTCGCGCTGCCCGGAGCGGTCTACGTCTACCAGGGCGAGGAGCTCGGGCTGCCGGAAGTGCTGGAGCTGCCCGACGAGGCCCGCCAGGACCCGATCTGGAAGCGCTCCGGCGGCACCGACCCGGGCCGCGACGGCTGCCGGGTGCCGATGCCGTGGTCGGGCGACGAGCCGCCGTTCGGCTTCAGCACGGGGAAGAGCTGGCTGCCGGCGCCCGCGGAGTGGGCGAGCGCCACGGTGGCCGCGCAGGCGCGCACCGAGGGCTCGGTGCTGCGCACCTACCGCGACGCCCTGGCGCTGCGGCGCGCGCACCCGGCCCTCGGTGACGGGGAGCTGGAGTGGCTGGACGCCCCGGAGGGCGTGCTGGTCTTCCGCCGGGGCGCGGACTTCGTGTGCGCCACGAACTTCGGCGCGGAACCCGTCTCCCTGGACCTGCCCGGTGGCCTGCTGTGCCGCAGCGACGCCGCGACCAGTTGGGACGGCGTGCTGCCCGGCGCGACCACGGTGTGGTTGGGAAGGATTAACCAAGAATCCGCCTAA
- a CDS encoding substrate-binding domain-containing protein, with amino-acid sequence MAGLAEIARAAGVSVSTVSRVLNRKAGIKEETRQRVLEVLNQMPHTARGTGALRRTGVIGLLVPELTNPVFPAFAEALESRASLAGYSSLLCNTRAAMTEKDYVRMLVARGVEGMVFVSPEIANPDNDERRSRGYYEKLRAEGIRMVFVNGSAPSLDVPDITVDEHLAGYTAARHLLELGHRRIGFVSGPARALPSRMKRAGWAAALEEAGVEPSADLVAHAPFGAEGGAQAMGELLDGPRPTAVLCSSDVMALGAMREARRRGLGTPEDVSVVGFDDIPLAAYCQPALTTLAQPIRDMAAAAVDELTRQLDPDEPPRTSTNFSRMFRPNLIVRESTRPL; translated from the coding sequence GTGGCGGGTCTGGCCGAGATCGCCCGGGCGGCAGGGGTGAGCGTGTCCACGGTGAGCCGGGTGCTCAACCGCAAGGCGGGCATCAAGGAGGAGACCCGGCAGCGCGTCCTCGAGGTGCTCAACCAGATGCCGCACACCGCGCGCGGCACCGGGGCGCTGCGTCGCACCGGGGTCATCGGGCTGCTCGTGCCGGAGCTGACCAACCCGGTGTTCCCCGCCTTCGCCGAGGCGCTGGAGAGCCGCGCCTCGCTGGCGGGCTACTCGTCGCTGCTGTGCAACACCCGGGCGGCGATGACGGAGAAGGACTACGTGCGGATGCTGGTGGCCCGCGGGGTCGAGGGCATGGTCTTCGTCTCGCCGGAGATCGCCAACCCGGACAACGACGAGCGCCGCAGCCGGGGCTACTACGAGAAGCTGCGCGCCGAAGGCATCCGGATGGTCTTCGTCAACGGCAGCGCGCCGAGCCTGGACGTCCCGGACATCACCGTCGACGAGCACCTGGCCGGGTACACCGCGGCGCGGCACCTGCTGGAACTGGGCCACCGCCGCATCGGCTTCGTCAGCGGCCCGGCGCGCGCCCTGCCGTCCCGGATGAAGCGGGCCGGCTGGGCAGCGGCGCTGGAGGAGGCCGGGGTGGAGCCGAGCGCGGACCTGGTCGCCCACGCGCCGTTCGGGGCGGAGGGCGGCGCGCAGGCGATGGGCGAACTGCTCGACGGCCCGCGCCCGACCGCGGTGCTGTGCTCCTCCGACGTCATGGCGCTCGGCGCGATGCGGGAGGCGCGCCGGCGCGGACTGGGCACGCCGGAGGACGTCTCGGTGGTCGGCTTCGACGACATCCCGCTGGCCGCGTACTGCCAGCCCGCGCTGACCACGCTGGCCCAGCCGATCCGCGACATGGCCGCCGCGGCCGTCGACGAGCTGACCCGCCAGCTCGACCCGGACGAGCCGCCGCGGACCTCGACCAACTTCAGCCGCATGTTCCGGCCGAACCTGATCGTCCGCGAATCCACCCGGCCGCTGTGA
- a CDS encoding extracellular solute-binding protein — protein MMRRKATVGAALGLVGALAAGCGGSSGDPGEVVFWDTSGPAESGVFQEVATDCARTGGYRVRVETVSFDQALNNYKTAAQGGQGPDVLRADVGWVAQLAQAGLIQDLTGTPLAADTADFLPAPLASTQHEGKTYAVPQVTDALALFYNKAQLAQAGVEPPKTWEELKQIAPQLGGDRALFLNNDEYYALPFLYSQGGDLLDVDSRTITVNSPEAVRGVQVAKDLLDAGAARTALDQPNSYTTMKAAFTSGDVAMVVDGPWAVPEYTQSGQFADPANLGIAPLPGKGTSPVGGHDYVIRQGSDATEASIKFVQCMSSTENQAKIAARLALLPTRQSAYDDPAVAQHPVVSAFRPLVADTHDRPWIPENAELLEPLQTAYADILAGRKETGAALDELARTYQTSVVPDYAQR, from the coding sequence ATGATGAGACGCAAGGCCACGGTCGGCGCCGCCCTGGGCCTGGTCGGCGCGCTCGCCGCGGGGTGCGGCGGCAGCAGCGGCGACCCCGGCGAGGTCGTCTTCTGGGACACCAGCGGCCCGGCCGAGAGCGGGGTGTTCCAGGAGGTCGCCACCGACTGCGCGCGGACCGGCGGCTACCGGGTGCGCGTCGAGACCGTCTCCTTCGACCAGGCGCTGAACAACTACAAGACCGCCGCGCAGGGCGGGCAGGGCCCGGACGTGCTGCGCGCCGACGTCGGCTGGGTCGCGCAGCTCGCGCAGGCCGGGCTCATCCAGGACCTGACGGGCACTCCCCTGGCCGCCGACACCGCCGACTTCCTGCCCGCCCCGCTGGCCTCCACCCAGCACGAGGGCAAGACCTACGCCGTCCCGCAGGTCACCGACGCGCTCGCGCTGTTCTACAACAAGGCACAGCTGGCGCAGGCCGGCGTCGAACCGCCGAAGACCTGGGAGGAGCTGAAGCAGATCGCGCCCCAGCTCGGCGGCGACCGGGCGCTGTTCCTCAACAACGACGAGTACTACGCGCTGCCGTTCCTCTACAGCCAGGGCGGCGACCTGCTCGACGTCGACTCCCGCACCATCACGGTGAACTCGCCGGAGGCGGTGCGCGGCGTGCAGGTGGCCAAGGACCTGCTCGACGCCGGGGCCGCCCGCACCGCGCTCGACCAGCCGAACTCCTACACCACGATGAAGGCCGCGTTCACCTCCGGCGACGTGGCGATGGTGGTCGACGGGCCGTGGGCGGTCCCCGAGTACACCCAGTCCGGGCAGTTCGCCGACCCGGCCAACCTCGGCATCGCACCGCTGCCCGGGAAGGGCACCTCGCCGGTCGGCGGCCACGACTACGTGATCCGGCAGGGCAGCGACGCCACCGAGGCCTCCATCAAGTTCGTGCAGTGCATGAGCAGCACCGAGAACCAGGCGAAGATCGCCGCGCGGCTCGCCCTGCTGCCCACCCGGCAGTCCGCCTACGACGACCCGGCGGTGGCGCAGCACCCGGTGGTCTCGGCGTTCCGGCCGCTGGTGGCCGACACCCACGACCGGCCGTGGATCCCGGAGAACGCCGAGCTGCTGGAACCGCTGCAGACCGCCTACGCCGACATCCTGGCCGGCCGCAAGGAGACCGGCGCCGCGCTCGACGAGCTCGCGCGCACCTACCAGACCTCCGTCGTCCCCGACTACGCCCAGCGCTGA
- a CDS encoding carbohydrate ABC transporter permease, with amino-acid sequence MRLRNLLARHWFAYAMVAPVVAVLALLVVFPLLQGLFFTFTDINDTTIANPVLDREASYEFVGLDNYLNVLSGDPAHGSFWATLLRTVIWTGACVVCHYVIGLALAVLLNRQLRFRGLYRVLLILPWAVPVFISAFAWRYLFNSEYGLVNRVLEAVGLPAQVWLGQSDLALVSVVVVNVWLGVPFMMVALLGGLQSIPSDLYEAAEIDGASAWQRFVHVTLPGLRSVSSSVVLLGVIWTFNMFPVIYLITENNPHTRILVTYAFERFFSGATRDYALASTYGVLILSVLLVFAAVYRRAMRRQGEVL; translated from the coding sequence ATGCGACTGCGGAACCTGCTGGCGCGGCACTGGTTCGCCTACGCGATGGTCGCCCCCGTCGTGGCGGTGCTCGCGCTGCTCGTCGTCTTCCCCCTGCTGCAGGGGCTGTTCTTCACGTTCACCGACATCAACGACACCACCATCGCCAACCCGGTGCTGGACCGCGAGGCGAGCTACGAGTTCGTCGGGCTCGACAACTACCTCAACGTGCTGTCCGGGGACCCGGCGCACGGCTCGTTCTGGGCGACCCTGCTGCGCACCGTCATCTGGACCGGGGCGTGCGTGGTCTGCCACTACGTGATCGGCCTGGCGCTGGCCGTGCTGCTCAACCGGCAGCTGCGGTTCCGCGGGCTGTACCGGGTGCTGCTGATCCTGCCGTGGGCGGTGCCGGTGTTCATCAGCGCCTTCGCCTGGCGGTACCTGTTCAACTCCGAGTACGGGCTGGTCAACCGGGTGCTGGAGGCGGTGGGACTGCCGGCGCAGGTGTGGCTGGGGCAGTCCGACCTGGCGCTGGTGTCGGTGGTCGTGGTCAACGTCTGGCTGGGCGTGCCGTTCATGATGGTGGCGCTGCTGGGCGGCCTGCAGTCCATCCCGTCCGACCTGTACGAGGCGGCCGAGATCGACGGGGCGTCGGCGTGGCAGCGGTTCGTGCACGTGACGCTGCCGGGCCTGCGGTCGGTGTCGAGCTCGGTGGTGCTGCTCGGGGTGATCTGGACGTTCAACATGTTCCCGGTCATCTACCTGATCACCGAGAACAACCCGCACACCCGGATCCTGGTCACCTACGCCTTCGAGCGGTTCTTCTCCGGCGCGACCCGCGACTACGCCCTCGCGTCGACCTACGGCGTGCTGATCCTGTCGGTCCTGCTGGTGTTCGCCGCCGTCTACCGCCGCGCGATGCGCCGGCAGGGGGAGGTGCTGTGA
- a CDS encoding sugar ABC transporter permease, giving the protein MTIEAASLRATPATARPVSRRKRSVAASVGLHTALVVASLIAVFPVFWVVVVSFKPDAEAIAPTLSGETTVDNYRDVLSGAKGAFLSWFGNSVLIAALTTVLGVLLAATTAYAASRFRFPGRQWLLLSFLVVQMFPFAVLIVPLYNVLLTLGLQGSALGLVLVYCSTAIPFCTYMLKGYFDGIPREIDEAGRVDGLSPFGVFWRLVLPLARPGLAVTAFYSFIVAWSEVAFASAFLSAEDRSKTLAVGLQVFVQQNRAEWGHLAAASVLVAVPAVVVFYLVQRFLVGGLTAGSVKS; this is encoded by the coding sequence ATGACGATCGAAGCGGCCTCGTTGCGCGCCACACCGGCCACCGCCCGGCCGGTGTCCCGGCGCAAGCGGTCCGTCGCGGCCAGCGTCGGCCTGCACACCGCCCTGGTGGTGGCCTCGCTGATCGCGGTGTTCCCGGTCTTCTGGGTGGTCGTGGTGTCGTTCAAGCCGGACGCCGAGGCCATCGCCCCGACACTGTCCGGTGAGACCACAGTGGACAACTACCGGGACGTGCTGTCCGGCGCCAAGGGCGCGTTCCTGAGCTGGTTCGGCAACTCGGTGCTCATCGCGGCGCTGACCACGGTGCTCGGGGTGCTGCTGGCGGCCACCACCGCCTACGCGGCCAGCCGGTTCCGCTTCCCCGGCCGGCAGTGGCTGCTGCTGTCGTTCCTGGTGGTGCAGATGTTCCCGTTCGCGGTGCTCATCGTGCCGCTGTACAACGTCCTGCTGACGCTGGGCCTGCAGGGCAGCGCGCTCGGCCTGGTGCTGGTCTACTGCAGCACCGCGATCCCGTTCTGCACCTACATGCTCAAGGGCTACTTCGACGGGATCCCCCGCGAGATCGACGAAGCCGGGCGGGTGGACGGACTCTCGCCGTTCGGGGTGTTCTGGCGGCTGGTGCTGCCGCTGGCCCGGCCGGGGCTGGCGGTGACCGCGTTCTACTCGTTCATCGTGGCCTGGAGCGAGGTGGCCTTCGCCTCGGCGTTCCTGTCCGCCGAGGACCGGTCGAAGACCCTCGCCGTCGGCCTGCAGGTGTTCGTGCAGCAGAACCGGGCCGAGTGGGGCCACCTGGCGGCGGCCTCGGTGCTGGTGGCCGTCCCGGCGGTGGTGGTGTTCTACCTGGTCCAGCGCTTCCTGGTCGGGGGCCTCACCGCGGGCAGCGTGAAGTCGTGA
- the mmuM gene encoding homocysteine S-methyltransferase, with protein sequence MNAFPLGGATTILDGGLATELEARGHDLSDALWSARLLADAPEEIVAAHATFFRAGADVATTASYQASFEGFAARGIDRGDAAALMRRSVELARLAGDVEPGRHRWVAASIGPYGAMLADGSEYRGRYGRTRRELRDFHRPRMEVLAESRPDVFALETVPDVDEAEALVDALDGLDVPAWLSYTVDGDRTRAGQPLAEAFAVAEHDGVVAVGVNCSAPDDVLPAIEIARVTTTKPVVVYPNSGEGWDAQRQAWTGESRLSPSLARSWRDAGAQLIGGCCRVRPDDISAIAEALLDPEG encoded by the coding sequence ATGAACGCGTTCCCGCTCGGTGGTGCGACCACGATCCTCGACGGCGGTCTGGCCACCGAACTGGAGGCGCGCGGTCACGACCTCTCCGACGCGCTGTGGTCGGCCAGGTTGCTGGCCGACGCGCCGGAAGAGATCGTGGCCGCGCACGCGACGTTCTTCCGCGCCGGGGCCGACGTCGCCACCACGGCCAGCTACCAGGCCAGCTTCGAGGGCTTCGCGGCGCGCGGCATCGACCGCGGGGACGCCGCCGCGCTGATGCGCCGCAGCGTGGAGCTGGCCCGGCTGGCCGGAGACGTGGAACCGGGGCGGCACCGGTGGGTGGCGGCGTCGATCGGCCCGTACGGCGCGATGCTCGCGGACGGCTCGGAGTACCGCGGCCGCTACGGCCGCACCCGGCGGGAACTGCGCGACTTCCACCGCCCGCGGATGGAGGTGCTGGCCGAGTCCCGCCCGGACGTCTTCGCGCTGGAGACCGTCCCGGACGTCGACGAGGCCGAGGCGCTGGTGGACGCGCTCGACGGGCTGGACGTGCCGGCCTGGCTGTCGTACACCGTCGACGGCGACCGCACCCGGGCGGGGCAGCCGCTGGCGGAGGCGTTCGCGGTGGCCGAGCACGACGGCGTCGTCGCGGTCGGGGTCAACTGCTCCGCCCCGGACGACGTGCTGCCCGCGATCGAGATCGCGCGCGTCACGACGACGAAACCGGTCGTGGTGTACCCGAACAGCGGTGAGGGCTGGGACGCGCAGCGGCAGGCCTGGACCGGCGAGTCGCGCTTGTCGCCGTCCCTCGCGCGCAGCTGGCGGGACGCCGGTGCGCAGCTGATCGGCGGCTGCTGCCGGGTGCGTCCCGACGACATCTCGGCGATCGCCGAAGCGCTGCTCGACCCGGAGGGCTGA
- a CDS encoding alpha-amylase, which translates to MRLALLALSAAIGGTALVPAATAGVPTAAPVSGPIVQMFQWPWESIARECTDFLGPRGFGAVQVSPPQEHVVLADQGHPWYQDYQPVSYQLESRRGSREQFAEMVRTCNAAGVEIYADAVVNHMTGSGSAGSGPGSGGSTYEKYDYPGIYSDPDFHGCRRDIADYEDKWEVRNCELVGLADLATESDHVRSRLTAYLDDLVGLGVSGFRVDGVKHMPPEDVGAIFGAVRDLPEGGRPYVFQEVIADGTTTGGEYTGNGDVTEFGYYGVVANAFRDGALAQLANLPERMELPSDQAVVFIDNHDTQRSSPILTYEDGEVYDLAVAFELAYPYGTPQLISGFAFDDPDAGPPAEADGTTRPASCDDPAWTCEHRRPIIAGMAGFHGAVQGTELVDWWDNGGGQIAFGRGDKGFVVVNREGGELSQTFQTSLPAGTYCDVMSGELVDGACTGGTVEVGEDGGFTTTVAPNSGVALHVGAKL; encoded by the coding sequence ATGCGATTGGCCTTGCTCGCGCTCTCCGCGGCGATCGGCGGCACCGCGCTGGTGCCCGCCGCGACCGCGGGAGTGCCCACCGCCGCTCCGGTGAGCGGCCCCATCGTCCAGATGTTCCAGTGGCCGTGGGAGTCCATCGCGCGGGAGTGCACGGACTTCCTGGGGCCGAGGGGGTTCGGCGCCGTCCAGGTGTCGCCGCCGCAGGAGCACGTCGTCCTCGCCGACCAGGGCCACCCCTGGTACCAGGACTACCAACCGGTCAGCTACCAGCTGGAGAGCCGCCGCGGCAGCCGCGAGCAGTTCGCCGAGATGGTGCGGACCTGCAACGCCGCGGGCGTGGAGATCTACGCCGACGCGGTGGTCAACCACATGACCGGCAGCGGTTCGGCCGGCAGCGGGCCGGGCAGCGGCGGCTCGACCTACGAGAAGTACGACTACCCGGGCATCTACTCCGACCCCGACTTCCACGGCTGCCGCCGCGACATCGCCGACTACGAGGACAAGTGGGAGGTGCGCAACTGCGAGCTGGTCGGGCTCGCCGACCTGGCCACCGAGTCCGACCACGTGCGCAGCAGGCTGACCGCCTACCTCGACGACCTGGTGGGACTGGGGGTCTCCGGGTTCCGGGTGGACGGCGTCAAGCACATGCCGCCGGAGGACGTCGGCGCGATCTTCGGCGCGGTGCGCGACCTCCCCGAGGGCGGCCGCCCCTACGTCTTCCAGGAGGTGATCGCCGACGGCACCACGACCGGCGGCGAGTACACCGGCAACGGCGACGTCACCGAGTTCGGCTACTACGGCGTGGTGGCCAACGCCTTCCGGGACGGGGCGCTGGCGCAGCTGGCGAACCTGCCGGAGCGGATGGAGCTGCCCAGCGACCAGGCCGTGGTGTTCATCGACAACCACGACACGCAGCGCAGCTCGCCGATCCTGACCTACGAGGACGGCGAGGTCTACGACCTGGCGGTCGCCTTCGAACTGGCCTACCCGTACGGGACGCCGCAGCTGATCTCCGGCTTCGCCTTCGACGACCCCGACGCCGGGCCGCCCGCCGAGGCGGACGGGACCACGCGCCCGGCCAGCTGCGACGACCCGGCCTGGACCTGCGAGCACCGGCGGCCGATCATCGCCGGCATGGCCGGGTTCCACGGGGCGGTGCAGGGCACCGAGCTGGTCGACTGGTGGGACAACGGCGGCGGCCAGATCGCGTTCGGCCGCGGTGACAAGGGGTTCGTGGTGGTCAACCGGGAGGGCGGCGAGCTGTCGCAGACCTTCCAGACCTCACTGCCCGCCGGGACCTACTGCGACGTGATGAGCGGTGAGCTGGTGGACGGCGCGTGCACCGGCGGGACCGTGGAGGTCGGCGAGGACGGGGGGTTCACCACCACCGTCGCGCCGAACTCCGGCGTCGCGCTGCACGTCGGCGCGAAGCTCTGA